A single region of the Brachypodium distachyon strain Bd21 chromosome 3, Brachypodium_distachyon_v3.0, whole genome shotgun sequence genome encodes:
- the LOC100824599 gene encoding GEM-like protein 4 gives MPVSSRELRRSMRKSSGHVIGVPVTSKAYALEEAAKGAGACNKDGTDRLAVSLTHPSPYSSFGYKHSSKGQVIHWVSKLGRRAQGFRDHVTLGPKLSETVKGKLSLGARILQAGGVERVFRQAFSAEKGERLVKAHQCYLYTTGGPIAGMLFVSTRKIAFRSDRSLTVTSPAGDVARVPYKVVVPLRRIKRVKPSESAEDPGQKYIHVATVDGFEFWFMGFVSYQRCCKYMQQVISDSEL, from the exons ATGCCAGTCAGCAGCAGGGAATTAAGAAGAAGCATGAGGAAGTCGAGCGGCCATGTGATCGGGGTGCCAGTGACCTCCAAGGCATACGCTTTAGAGGAGGCGGCCAAGGGCGCCGGGGCGTGTAACAAGGACGGAACCGATCGTCTGGCCGTCTCGTTGACGCACCCAAGCCCCTACTCATCTTTCGGCTACAAGCACA GTAGCAAGGGCCAGGTGATCCATTGGGTGAGCAAGCTGGGCAGACGGGCTCAGGGCTTCAGGGACCACG TGACGTTGGGGCCGAAGCTGTCGGAGACGGTGAAGGGGAAGCTGAGCCTGGGCGCGCGGATCCTGCAggccggcggcgtggagcGGGTGTTCCGGCAGGCCTTCTCGGCGGAGAAAGgggagcggctggtgaaggCCCACCAGTGCTACCTCTACACGACGGGCGGGCCCATCGCCGGGATGCTCTTCGTCTCCACGCGGAAGATCGCCTTCCGCAGCGACCGGTCCCTGACGGTCACCTCCCCCGCGGGTGACGTCGCCAGGGTGCCCTACAAGGTGGTGGTGCCGCTGAGGAGGATCAAGAGGGTGAAGCCCAGCGAGAGCGCCGAGGACCCGGGCCAGAAGTACATCCACGTGGCCACCGTCGACGGCTTCGAGTTCTGGTTCATGGGCTTCGTCAGCTACCAGCGGTGCTGCAAGTACATGCAGCAGGTGATCTCCGACTCCGAGCTGTGA